GAATCTTAAAACCAACCAGAGGAATACGCGGCGGGATCCAACGCAAATTACAGGCGGATCACAGAGTTAATCGTATTCCTACAGTTATCTCAAGACGAAATCAGTTCGATATTGGCTGTCTAAGGGCTAAGGGAAAGCATGATTCAGTAAATCATGGGAACTTATTGAATATTCAAAATCACACCTCTTCGACCCATCAAGATCCGAAGTCAATAGCGTGACCACAAGCTCCCTTGGGAGGCCTCACTTTGTTCCGTCGATCTTTTTGTCTAACACAATGTCCTTGACGCCTAAAATTGATGAAATCGCTCACACTTTAAACAACGTTGATGCTGATATCGCCCTTTTTACGGAAACCTGGCTGAGTGGCTGTGTGCCTGATTCCCCGATTAACATCAAAGGCTACCAGCTTTTTAGGCGCGACCGTGTCGGCTGGCAACATGGAGGTGTGTGTATGTACGTTAAAGATTCTACCCAGTGCAAGGTTCTATCTGATCTTCATCATGAGGATCATGAAGCTCTCTGGGCCGACCTTAGGCCCATCCGATTACCGCGCGGATTCTCCAACATCATCGTGGGCGTGGTGTATCAACCCCCTGACGCCAACGACTCCGCTATGAGGGACTATTTGGTGACATCCTTAATGTCTCTTGAGGCAAATTTTTCTAACTGTGTCATTATTTTGGCTGGTGACTTTAACAGGTCGCTCCTTCCTATGGTCCAATCTGCTGTTAAGGCCTTTCACCTCAAGCCTACTGTCTCATTTCCTACTAGAGGTAATAATACTCTTGTATCGCCAACAATCCGTGATTAGAatttgttaggtgacgtcatagACATGATTACGCAACTTAAGTCACTTGCTAGTAAGAGGAATTGAGAGAAACTGTGAGATAccactgggtaaatatctttgcttgattataagggataactgtttttcatatcactaacgcgatttgctgtaatttagattttgaacaCTATTCAACCTCCCTTGTGAAAAGTACAGCGACTGACAGAAAGCTGGTGTAATAAATGGAGTTGTTTAGAACCGTGGTTAGTTAATCCTCGCTAGCAATACATTCAAAATCCAGTGTGGTTAGCTACTAAGCGACGACTGGAACAGAAGATGACCGACAAAGCTAAGAATTCACGGCGAATTGCCAAGGGAAACTTCACACGAAAGCGGaacattttgatcaagtccataGAGACAAGCCAAGGAATCGAGGTAGTAGAAACCAATTACTCAAAACTTGTTGATGCATGGGAAGAACTGGAAGGGAAGCACTTAGAGTATGTTAACTTCCTGACTGACGAGCATTTAGTGGACGAAGAAGAAATCTGGATGACAGAAGTCGAGGAAAAATATTCCAATGCATTTAATCGTAAAGTGAAATATGTCGAAAATGTCACTACAAGCGAAAAGGCAACGCGCGAGCACGCGGCTCGTCAAGAGGCCATAGACAACGCAAAAGTTAAAAGGAACACTGCGCGCGCTGTTTTCGAAGCTTCTTACGAAAGTATTTCGCACGCGTTGCAGTCAAAAGAAATGCCCAATTTTGCGTTAAAAGACTTACAGAAACAAATAGAAGATCAATTTCAAGATTGCAAAACCTTTAACGCTGAACTGTTAGAATTATTGCCCTTTGATTCAGCCGAATCTGAGATGCAATGGATAGCTAAAATCCAAACCTATTATTACGAAATTGTTGAACAAATTGTAGTTAGATATACTAACGTAAAAGAACAAGAGCAGATAAAACAGGAATCTGACGCGACTTCTTCCTTTCTACACCTGGGAAAGGTAAAAATGCCGCACTTTGATGGAGAACTACGTCATTACCCTCAgtttaaaagagatttcaaCAAACAAGTCATGCCACAAATTCGTGGAAGAGATGCCGCATATGTGCTACGCTCTTGTCTTGGAAAAGAACCCGAAGGCCTGGTAAAGAGCATAGACGACGATGTGCAAGAAATGTGGCGAAGACTGGACGAAAAGTATGGAGATCCAGCCAAAATTGCAGACGTTATCATTGACGGCATACGTAGATTCAGAACACTTAAGGAAGGAGAAGATAAACGTTTCATCGAATTCGTGACTCTTGTAGAAGACGGATACAGAGACCTCACAAGACTCGGTCTAGAAGCGGAAATTACAACAACGAGTTCGGTCAGTATTATAGAGAAAGCTTTATCAACAGACATCAGAAGAAAATGGGCGGAAATGGTTAGTTGTCACGGAAGTCACATCGACAAATCAAAAAAGTTCCCTAGTCTTCTTGaatttctgcaaaatcaaaGGAGTGCTATTGAATACGACAGTGCTTCTCTTCGGACGACGACCAACAATCAACATTACAGAGGCACATCGCACTATACAGAAGGCGTCGAGGAAGTAAGCAAAGAACCCAAACCAAAATGTCTGATTCATGAACACGGAAGACATTGGACAGCAGACTGCAGAATTTATTTAGCCAAGCCAATAGAAGAGAAAAAGACGATCATCAAAGATAAACGAGCCTGTTGGTCATGCCTAAAGATCGGTCATCGACAACGTACATGCAAATCAAGGAAAGACTGTGGTGTAGGCGGCTGCACAAGAAAGCACCATCCATCTATACACGAGACGGAAGAAACACCTCAGCAAGTCTCAGCCTCAGCAAACGTATGCCACAATACAAAAATTGACACCTGCCTGTTACAAGTACAAAGAGTTAAAACCAAAAGAGGAGAAGCTAATATAATGTGGGATAACGCCGCATCACTTTGTTTTATCACAAACACTAAAGCAAAGCAAGAGAAACTTAAAGGATCCAAAGTCGAACTTTCAGTCATCAAAGTTGGAGCACAGAGCGAGAAGGTTAAGACCAACAAATACAAGGTACCTCTTATAGATAAGCAAGGTCACGTCATCGAATTCGAAGCTTACGGCATCGAAAGGATCACCTCAGACATTGAAAGTGTTAACATAGACGACATAGTACATCTTTTCAAGAACGTCACAAAGGAAGAAATCGAGCGACCCTCAGGACCTGTGGACATTTTAATCGGTTACGAATATGCAGCCTATCACCCGGAAAGAGAACAAAACATCGGTCATCTTGTGCTCTTAAGGAATCGTTTCGGGCGATGTATTGGAGGAACGCACCCGTTACTTAAAGAATCACATCTGTATCACGATTTCATCAATGCCAGAGTCAACACAGTTGTAGGCAAAATCAATATAGAAGACTTTTACAAAATTGAGAACCTTGGCGTAGAATGCAAACCGAAATGTGGAGGATGTCAATGTGGAAAATGTTCCTTAGGCGCGAAAGActgcactattcaagaagagcgAGAGCTGGAACTAATCGAACGAAATCTAAACTTTAACAAAGAGGAAAATCGCTGGGTCGCTGAGTATCCCTGGATCAAGGATCCTCAGAATCTTCCTGACAACCGGAAGGTCGCTTTCGCGAAACTGATAACGACCGAGAAACGTCTAAGAAGGAACACCGAACACGCAAAAGTGTATGACAACCAGATAAAAGACATGGTAACTAGAGGAGTTGCAAGGAAACTCTCCAAAAAGGAACTAACACTCTACAAAGGACCGGTGCATTATATCGGACATCATGAAGTTCTCAAGCCTGATTCCAAATCTACCCCAGTGCGCATAGTGTTCAATAGCAGCGCCAATTACATGGGTCATATCTTGAATGAGTATTGGGCTAAAGGTCCTGACCTACTCAATAACTTATTGGGAGTCCTTATACGTTTCCGAGAGAATAAAGTAGCCTTCATTGGTGATATTAAAAAGATGTACCACACTGTGAAGATGACAGAGTTAGATCAGCACACCCACCGATTTCTGTGGAGGGATATGGATAGTACAAGAGAACCCGACACATACATAATGCTCAGAGTTTCATTCGGTGACAAGCCGTCAGCTACGATTGCAACCGTTGCTTTGAGAAAAACCGCAGAGATGTCAAGAGAGAAATACCCAGAAGCAGCAGATATAATACAAAGAAATACGTACATGGACGACATAATCGAAAGTACGGACGATCGCAAACAAGCTATTAAACTGACTCAAGATATCGAGAAGGCTATTATTAAAGGAGGATTTGAAGTCAAAGAGTGGATGTTCTCAAGCGATACTGacagacaagaaaaaacaaatatacCGATCGaggaacaaacagaaaagatacttggagtTAAATGGAGTCAATCAGAAGATCAACTGTGTTTCGAAGTCAAGGTTAACTTTACTACCAAGCGAATACATACTTCAAGGACTACGAGCGATATCGTCCCCACCCAAGATCCCCAACAGCTCACAAAGCGTATAATCTTGTCACAGATCAACAGCGTGTATGATCCCCTAGGGTTGGCAGGACCATTTACAGTAAGGGCCAAAATTCTTTTACGCCGTTTGTGGGGAACTGAACCGAAACTTGACTGGGACGACCCTATACCCGAGGAAAACCAACAGAATTGGTCTATTTTCTTCAACGATTTGAAAGACATGAATCAAATCAGATTTACGAGATGCCTTAAACCAATGGATGCTATTGGCGACCCCATTCTCGTTGTGTTTAGTGACGCATCCAAAGACGCATACGCTGCATGTGCATATGTACGGTGGCAAAGAAAGAATAACCAATTTGAGAGCAATTTAATACTGTCCAAAAATCGTCTTGCACCAATAAAAAAGATGTCCATTGACCGTATAGAACTGTGTGGAGCGGTACTGAACAAACGTCTAAAAGTGTTCATAGAAAAGGAATGTAGATATCGCTTTGAAAAGATCTACCACATCGTAGACTCTCAGATTGTACATGCCATGATACAGAAAAGCTCATACGGGTTCAACACGTTCGCCGCCACTAGAATAGGTGAAATACAGGAAGGAACAAACCCTGAAAACTGGTATTGGGTAGAGAGTAAATATAACATAGCTGACTGTTTGACAAGAGGCAGGAAGCCCGATGACATTGGACTTGAAAGCACATGGCAAAAGGGTCCCGATTTTCTTAAACAAACAGAAGACAAGTGGCCAATCACTCGTGATTACTTGGAGCCAAAACTATCCGAAGTAATCCGGACTACAATGGTAACGAAGATAGAAGGACCTCATGACACCCTAGCGTTACGAATTGACATCGCCAAATATTCGAGTTACGGCAAACTACTACGTGTCACtgcaagaattttgaaattttacagcAAATTTCCCAAACCGTCATTTAAAAGCGCAACGCAAGAACTGACACCTGAAGATATTAAAAAGTCAGAGATTTTCTGGATCAAAGAGATTCAGCAGAACATGAGAAATGATATTGAAAATGGCAAGTACAACCATTTGTGTCCTATCACACGCAAAGACGGCATCTATGTAGTAAGCAGTCGTACTGCAAAGTTACAAACAAATTACGGTGACAACGAAGTTATATTACTACCATATGATCATCCGTTCTCACATCTCTATGTAGCACAAACTCATGCAAGAGGACATCATGGCATTCTAACTACTGCCAGCAAAGTGCGCACCAAATACTGGATACCCAAACTCCTTAAGTTGGTAAAATCGATTAAGTTCAGATGCGTTATCTGCAAAAAACTTGCTAAGAAAACAAGTCAGCAAGTGATGGGCCAATTACCTGAAGACAGATTGAAGCCAGCACCGCCATGGTACAGTACAGGAATTGATCTTTTTGGTCCCTTTAAAATTCGGGACGAGGTAAAGAAGAGAACGTTCTCTAAAGCTTATGGAGTAATATTTAATTGTCTCGGAACAAGAGCTGTTTATCTGGATCTGGCAGCAGATTATAGTACAGACAAATTTCTGATGGTACTCAGAAGATTTGTGTCCCTAAACGGATATCCATCCAAGCTATTGTCTGACAACGGTACTCAACTAATTGCAGCAAGTAAGGAACTAACCGCTATAACAAAAACATGGGATTGGAAGAAAATTAAGGAATATGGCGTCATGAAAGGATTGCAATGGATCTTCACCCCAGCAGATGCCCCATGGCAAAATGGAGTAACTGAAGCTCTTATAAGATCGGTCAAGCGAGCAATTGAATTCTCGGTTGGTGAAAATGCTTTAACCTTCTCTGAATTGCAAACAGTTTTATTCGAGATTGCCAACTTGCTGAATGAAAGACCAATAGGGCGACACCCAACATCCCCTGAGGACGGAGCATATTTATGCCCAAATGACTTACTGTTAGGCAGAGCCACAAGCAGGATACCAAATGGCCCATTTGATGAAAACGCGAACACCCAAAAACGTTTCACGTTCGTCCAGACAATTGTTCATACATTCTGGAAAAAATGGAACTCGAACTACTTCCCAAGCTTGATATTAAGGCAAAAATGGCACACATCTCACCGAAATTTGAAAATCGGAGACGTAGTTATGATACAAGATTCCAACTTAGTGAGAGGAAACTGGAAGCTTGGAAAAGTGTCAAATGTTTACCCAGGTGCAGATGGGAAAGTGCGAAGAGTAGACGTGCAATACAAGAATCTCACCGTAAACGAACCTATGAAGCAATACCAAGGCAAAGGATATGTCACTGTTCAACGTCCTGTACAGAGACTTGTATTACTTATACCGattgatgaaaacaaaattaacttctaAGTGAACTTTCAGATACTATTTACTATGATTACTGTAACCTTTTTTTTGGCGGGGGAGTGTATCGCCAACAATCCGTGATTAGAatttgttaggtgacgtcatagACATGATTACGCAACTTAAGTCACTTGCTAGTAAGAGGAATTGAGAGAAACTGTGAGATAccactgggtaaatatctttgcttgattataagggataactgtttttcatatcactaacgcgatttgctgtaatttagattttgaacaCTATTCAACCTCACTTGTGAATAGTTCAGCGACTGACTGAATGATGGTGTAATAAATTGAGTTGTTTAGAACCGTGGTTAGTTTATCATCGCTAGCAATAATACTCTGGATCAAATTTTCACCAACTTCCCTGAATTTTTCTCTGCTCCATGTAGCCTTCCTCCTTTTGGTTTATCTGACCACCTGTCTGTGTATATGGGGCCGGGAATCAGGGAGACGCCCTCTAAGTCTAAATGCAAGATCATCCTCTCCAGAGACAAGAGACCCAGCAAAAGAGCCAGTGTGGGCAGATTTTTTCTTCAAGGTCTGACCTTCTCTCACCTGATTTGTCATGTGAACTCAAGCTTAGAACTCTCAATGACATTATTAACCTTGGGCTGAACACGATCATGCCCGAGCGTTCTACAAAGGTGTACGAGACTGATCGGCCTTGGTTGTCTGTACAACTCAAACAACTAATTGCCCGTCGTCAGAAGGCATTTGCATCCGGGAACCAGTACCTATTTAAGATCTTAAGAAACAAAGTGAATCGAGAACGTAAGCACTGTCGGAAGGTCTGTTACGAAAACAAGGTTGAAGGCCTGCGCGCTTCCAGGCCTCCTGATTGGTGGAGAGAGGTGAAACAGCTTTGTGGCTCCACTAAATTTACTGAGCGCGATCTGAAATTTAAGCTCCATAAGGATCTGGTATGTGAAGATGCAGTTCTAGCTGAGAAAATTAAccaggcgtttgttagcgtaaTGAAGGACTACTCGCCATTGGCAGATAGCGCGCGGGTGTCAGCAGATGATGATGATCCAATTGTAGTTACCGAGCAATCTGTCGCGAGGAAGCTTCGTGAGGTCAGCACTTCTCGTGCGAGTGGCCCAGACGACATTCCAAACTGGTCCTAAAGGAATATGCTGATATCTTGGCAGTGCCCATTGCTGACAGCTTGAACACCTCTTTCTCTGAAGTCAGTGTACCTCGTGTATGGAAACTGGCCGATGTTCCACCACTACCTAAAGCGACAATTGTCTCTGACTTTAACAAAGATCTACGGCCAATCTCACTTACTTCAACCATGTCGAAGATCGCTCAGAGCTTTGTTATCGAGAAGGCTTTGAAGCCCGTGGTGCTATCCCATATTGATCCAGGTCAATTAGGTTTCATCCCGGGCTCTTCCACTACGTTCGCGCTTATCTCTATGTTTTATCATTGGCTGCGCGCCACCGACGGCACTGGGGCGTCCGTAAGAACTGCTCTACTGGACTTTCGTAAAGCTTTCGACTTAGTGGACGATAATATCTTGGTTGGCAAACTTCATACTCTCGGGGTTAAGCCAACTGCCATTAACTGGATTATTGATTTCTTGAAGGACAGAAAGCAAAGAGTCAAGCTTAATGGagtttactctgattggcttaaTGTTTCTGCGGGTGTTCCCCAGGGGACTCGTCTTGGCCCTTGGTTATTCTTGGTGCTGATAAACGACCTTAGGTTACCTGATGGGGTCGTTTGCTATGTGGAAATTCGCCGATGACACTACTGTTTCGGAAATAGTACCACCATCCAATCAAAGCGCACTTCAGCATGCTGTCGACTTTATCAGCACCTGGTCTCAGGAGAACTGCCTGCAGCTGAATCCATCCAAATGTAAGGAGCTGCAGTCATGCTTTAAGAGATCTCCTCCGACTCATTCTCCAGTTGAACTCGATGGCCCTGCTTTCGAGACAGTCAACTCGGCTAAAGTGCTCGGCGTTACCATAAGAGATGACTTCAAATGGAACGATCACATCCTTAATGTAACCTCAAAGGCTGCCAAAAGATTGTACCTCCTGAGTCAACTCAAACGAGCTGGTATCTGTGCGAGtgatcttgttttattttactgtAGTACCGTAAGATCGGTTTTAGAATACGCATGTCAAGTATTTCACTCCAGTCTTCCGTACTATTTATCCGAGGAGCTGGAACGTATTCAGAAGCGCGCCTTGCGCATTATCTTTCCTTATGCAAGTTACAACAGCGCGCTCAAAGAGGCAGGCATCCCCTCTCTTTATGACAGGCGAGCGTCTTTGTCGTCTGATCTTTTTCACGACATTGTTCTTGACATTAATCACAAGCTCGCAGGTCTGCTCCCACCTTAAGCTGTGCACCATAGGCAGCTGCGCAGCAATAGAAAGTTTATCGTGCCAGTGTGCAAGACTGATCGTcttaaaaaatcttttattgTTAGCCATAGCCTaagaatgtaaataaatttgtttaagTACGTATATTTTCTTAACACAAGGTTATCCCAAGTGAAATGTTTCTATTAGAtttgtacatttttattattatagttttttaaaaccattttaaccataacttgtaTATTATACACGTAATTCAGTCTTCGGACTGCAAggtgtttctttttaataaacgatttatctatcctcgttttttcccgttgatttatggcccgcgcgcttcgcgcttgggccataaatcaacgggaaaaaactcgatccgtaacttacagtacggaccgagaaaacgaggttagtaagaggtatatatTATTATCAAgaaaagtacgatcgtccgggtgagtgtagtcctgagaagaactgattggctactcaaactccgcgaatatcctttgctatacACCTTTGAGCAACATGCTCGAGATTTGCCCcagaaaatattgtaattgttgcagtcctgagaaggactgtttgagatgacattagagagcttaagcaggcgacgtttttgtcaacacggacggcgaccggaagtgaTTTTGGAAAGAAATTGACGTCACACGCCACAGACGTCAAGTCACAAACCTCAAAGCTGCTTATTTGGCGtctgtggtaaaaaacaaaaacgcgaaAAATTAAGTTCATTTTAGGTGCAATAACTCtgttttttggttgatttttgttgttttcctgctaatgctggacaatcaactttataattcctattatttatgaaagaaaCTCTTCTTTGTCAGTTCTAACGGCTGATGAACAACAGCGCTGCAGACGCCGACACTCAGTCTTGACAAAAAACCTAGAGTAAGtctcttttgaaaaatatttgttttccttgatatatcctTTTGTATCTGCTTGTGGTTTTTCTCTgtggtcttaaattttaatgcGCTGGCAATGCTAAGACAACGTTTCCAGAAAGACcatgttaaattttgaaaaaaattaatgaccgtcaaatttaatttttttttcttccaacgattctcatttttatttgtcatttgctttcTTTTACAAAAATGTACCAAATGGGATAGGACAAATTAGCTAACACTGGCAGATATGAGCTTTGCTTTACATTCAGAATCACTTCAGGATTATCGATCGTAACTGGATTGAGAATTTCAAGCCGTGTTCTCTTCCAGTAAAACAATAAGTTCATCCTCTGAAATCAATCTTTGATTGTAGCTCTGACAAAGCATATCTCTTGTCTTTCTTAAACAAGTCATGATTCAGTATTAAGAACGAAGACAAAGAATCAAAACTACTGTACAATTAACTAGCGATACCGTAAAATCACTGACGCGACATGCTTAACGcaaacaagtcaagtcaaattAGTCAAGTCACAGACGCCGGTCTCGACCCAGTTTCACCTCGGCTACTTGGCGTCtgtgttgacaaaaacgtctcgtgcttaagctctctattgaCTGACTTTTCttcaacctgagcggaagtcatcttcagagtcaagtagATACTATAAAAAACTCCGGTCGTAAATGTcattaattaaatgaaagaaattgcaattgaacccactgggaaacTCGGCGCGGAAAAATACGACCCCCAGATGGGGATTCGAACTCACGatcctccgtgatctagtcggatgctctaaccactgagctactggagactctatggtgaacaagggtgaaatgtgggtatttgactcgagctgcatcacgcagccacagagtcaaatagcgactgacagcatagctcatgaCTGCATCGtgcagtcacattgagagcatcattgaaatccagttgcctgtatttccgtgaacgatgcggccaaccaaccaccaaagtgagcgaatgtgagagaatgattaacataaattaaatgaaaggtgttacaacgTTCACAGAAATACGGGCGACtggatttcaatgatgctctcaatgtgactgcgcgatgcagttatgagctatgctgtcagtcgctatttgactctgtggctgcgtgatgcagctcgattCAAAAggcccacatttcacccttgctcaccatagagtctccagtagctcagggGTTAGAGCATCTGTACTAGATCACCGAGGATCGTGAGTTCGAATctcatctggggctcggatttttccgagtttcccagtgggttcaattgtaacacctttcatttaatttgtGTAAATGTCATTGGAAAAGAATACAATAATCGTAGCAAGAATTGTTCTAAACAAATATTT
Above is a window of Montipora capricornis isolate CH-2021 chromosome 6, ASM3666992v2, whole genome shotgun sequence DNA encoding:
- the LOC138053212 gene encoding uncharacterized protein; amino-acid sequence: MTDKAKNSRRIAKGNFTRKRNILIKSIETSQGIEVVETNYSKLVDAWEELEGKHLEYVNFLTDEHLVDEEEIWMTEVEEKYSNAFNRKVKYVENVTTSEKATREHAARQEAIDNAKVKRNTARAVFEASYESISHALQSKEMPNFALKDLQKQIEDQFQDCKTFNAELLELLPFDSAESEMQWIAKIQTYYYEIVEQIVVRYTNVKEQEQIKQESDATSSFLHLGKVKMPHFDGELRHYPQFKRDFNKQVMPQIRGRDAAYVLRSCLGKEPEGLVKSIDDDVQEMWRRLDEKYGDPAKIADVIIDGIRRFRTLKEGEDKRFIEFVTLVEDGYRDLTRLGLEAEITTTSSVSIIEKALSTDIRRKWAEMVSCHGSHIDKSKKFPSLLEFLQNQRSAIEYDSASLRTTTNNQHYRGTSHYTEGVEEVSKEPKPKCLIHEHGRHWTADCRIYLAKPIEEKKTIIKDKRACWSCLKIGHRQRTCKSRKDCGVGGCTRKHHPSIHETEETPQQVSASANVCHNTKIDTCLLQVQRVKTKRGEANIMWDNAASLCFITNTKAKQEKLKGSKVELSVIKVGAQSEKVKTNKYKVPLIDKQGHVIEFEAYGIERITSDIESVNIDDIVHLFKNVTKEEIERPSGPVDILIGYEYAAYHPEREQNIGHLVLLRNRFGRCIGGTHPLLKESHLYHDFINARVNTVVGKINIEDFYKIENLGVECKPKCGGCQCGKCSLGAKDCTIQEERELELIERNLNFNKEENRWVAEYPWIKDPQNLPDNRKVAFAKLITTEKRLRRNTEHAKVYDNQIKDMVTRGVARKLSKKELTLYKGPVHYIGHHEVLKPDSKSTPVRIVFNSSANYMGHILNEYWAKGPDLLNNLLGVLIRFRENKVAFIGDIKKMYHTVKMTELDQHTHRFLWRDMDSTREPDTYIMLRVSFGDKPSATIATVALRKTAEMSREKYPEAADIIQRNTYMDDIIESTDDRKQAIKLTQDIEKAIIKGGFEVKEWMFSSDTDRQEKTNIPIEEQTEKILGVKWSQSEDQLCFEVKVNFTTKRIHTSRTTSDIVPTQDPQQLTKRIILSQINSVYDPLGLAGPFTVRAKILLRRLWGTEPKLDWDDPIPEENQQNWSIFFNDLKDMNQIRFTRCLKPMDAIGDPILVVFSDASKDAYAACAYVRWQRKNNQFESNLILSKNRLAPIKKMSIDRIELCGAVLNKRLKVFIEKECRYRFEKIYHIVDSQIVHAMIQKSSYGFNTFAATRIGEIQEGTNPENWYWVESKYNIADCLTRGRKPDDIGLESTWQKGPDFLKQTEDKWPITRDYLEPKLSEVIRTTMVTKIEGPHDTLALRIDIAKYSSYGKLLRVTARILKFYSKFPKPSFKSATQELTPEDIKKSEIFWIKEIQQNMRNDIENGKYNHLCPITRKDGIYVVSSRTAKLQTNYGDNEVILLPYDHPFSHLYVAQTHARGHHGILTTASKVRTKYWIPKLLKLVKSIKFRCVICKKLAKKTSQQVMGQLPEDRLKPAPPWYSTGIDLFGPFKIRDEVKKRTFSKAYGVIFNCLGTRAVYLDLAADYSTDKFLMVLRRFVSLNGYPSKLLSDNGTQLIAASKELTAITKTWDWKKIKEYGVMKGLQWIFTPADAPWQNGVTEALIRSVKRAIEFSVGENALTFSELQTVLFEIANLLNERPIGRHPTSPEDGAYLCPNDLLLGRATSRIPNGPFDENANTQKRFTFVQTIVHTFWKKWNSNYFPSLILRQKWHTSHRNLKIGDVVMIQDSNLVRGNWKLGKVSNVYPGADGKVRRVDVQYKNLTVNEPMKQYQGKGYVTVQRPVQRLVLLIPIDENKINF